One segment of Anopheles stephensi strain Indian chromosome 3, UCI_ANSTEP_V1.0, whole genome shotgun sequence DNA contains the following:
- the LOC118514129 gene encoding post-GPI attachment to proteins factor 2-like, which produces MLPQYERLSDAEVSDAGGLRRSNVRIRFGKLAVATVMLPVTGFLFCVVWSLLYNFEQANATHCLVYNFLPSLSAAIGNYQPQRFVWQFSVLLHAPFRYAIAFLYKNHHLSLLARKHRKEWAYLACMLNIVELSSLVGLSLWTSSNSYEIHKFCFSAFVICSILYMQLVEVINRLTRAEEMLTLAERKSLRFKRRLFLVNVASIVFAVYFFVRHNNHCEPGIYSLFALSEYVFVYSNIGFHMTAYWDFINANVYFHWRTGIHFSSV; this is translated from the exons ATGTTACCTCAGTACGAACGACTCTCAGACGCCGAGGTGAGCGATGCAGGCGGCCTGCGGAGAAGCAATGTTCGTATTCGCTTTGGTAAACTAGCCGTTGCGACGGTTATGCTGCCGGTCACTGGCTTTCTGTTCTGTGTTGTCTGGTCTCTGCTGTACAACTTCGAGCAAGCGAATGCGACCCACTGCCTGGTGTACAACTTTCTACCGTCGCTATCGGCGGCCATCGGAAACTATCAGCCACAGCGGTTTGTGTGGCAGTTTTCGGTGCTGTTACACGCTCCGTTCCGGTACGCGATCGCATTCCTGTACAAAAACCATCACCTCTCGCTACTGGCCCGAAAGCACCGCAAGGAGTGGGCCTACCTGGCGTGCATGCTAAACATCGTCGAGCTGAGCTCGCTGGTAGGATTGAGCTTATGGACTTCCAGCAACAGTTACG AAATACACAAGTTTTGTTTCAGTGCCTTTGTGATATGCTCCATCCTGTACATGCAGCTGGTGGAAGTGATCAATCGACTGACTCGGGCCGAGGAAATGCTGACGCTGGCCGAGCGTAAATCGCTGCGCTTCAAGCGTCGACTCTTTTTGGTGAACGTGGCTTCCATAGTGTTCGCGGTGTACTTCTTCGTGCGCCACAATAACCATTGTGAGCCGGGTATATATTCGCTGTTTGCGCTGAGCGAATACGTGTTCGTGTACTCCAACATTGGCTTCCACATGACGGCCTACTGGGACTTTATCAACGCAAACGTGTACTTCCACTGGCGCACCGGCATACACTTCAGCTCCGTTTAG